Genomic window (Tepidisphaeraceae bacterium):
AGATCCTTGATCGGTTCACGCGCCGCTAACTTCGCGAAGAGACGTTCACTCATGGCTAAGGAATTCGGCCCCTACTACGCGCCCGGCTACGTCGCCGTGTACAACCCCGCGATGCCGGGACAGGTGCGCCAGGTGTCGGGCGCTGGTTCACCCGCATGGGTGACCGAATCGGCGACGTTCACCGAGTGCCGCATAGCGCTGGTGCAGGTCGGGGCGACGGGCGTCTACTACGCCGACATCCCCGCGGGCCTGACGTTCGACCGCGACTATTCGGTGGGCGTGTACGACGCGGCGGCCACGACGTTCTCACAGGCATTGTCGGCCGAGACGTACGGGCCGGACGTGTCGCCCGCCAACGTGACGCAGATCGCCGGCCAGACCGCCAACGCCGCCGCCCCGGTGACGTTCCCGGCCAGCCTCGGGACCAGCACGCTGACGATCGCCCAATTATCGCGATCTGTTTACGGCAACGGCTCTGTCACGTACGTCGAGCACGACGGCAACGCCCTGACAAGCGGGGAGGCGTTGAGGTTGGCGATCGAAAGCGCAACGAACCGGTCTACCGTCGTGACCGGTCCCGGCACGTTCCGCACGACCGAGACGATCAGCATTCCGGCCGGCGTTCGCGTCGTCGGGCAGGGCAGAACGGAGACGATCATCGAAAGCGACGTGCTCGATGCGGGCACAGGCGCACCGTGTTTCGTGGCGGAGAGCGGCACGGTGCTTGAGGGATTGCAGATCGTGACCGTCACCACGACGGGATTCGACTTTCCGTACACGCGTCGGGCCGACGCCGCCGACGCGCGTCCCGCGATCCTGCGAAACGCGTGGATTCGGGGTCGGACGGATTGCGTTTATGTCAAGGCGATCGATGTGGCTCCCCCGGCGTACAAGGTTCATCAGATTATCGAAGACTGCATCCTCGATTCCGGATGGGACGCGATCTTCAGCGAGAACGAGATCGACCTGACCGTGCGTCGGACCATCTGTCGGATAACGGGTGCTGCCTCGATTGGCGGCAATCACTCGATGGGCATCGGCACGAACAGCGCCTCGATTGATTTCGGCGCTCCGGTCTGGACGTTCGAGGATTGCGTTGTTCTCGCGACCGCGACCGTGGCGGGCAGCACGGCGACGGCGTTCGGCGTGCAGGACGCCGTTCTCGACCTTCACCTTCACGGCACGTCGGTTATGACGCGCAGCGACGGCGGAGCGGGCGCGGTGGACATCAAGACAACCGGCGCGTTGGTTTACGTCTCCGGGTCCGCTGTTGATTCATCGAAGCTGGCCGGATCGCAGTACGTGACGTTCCTGGCCGACGCCTACGCCAAGGCGGTAGAGGCCAAGGCCAGCGCCGACCTTGCCCTTCGTCCCACGACCCCCGGACGTAAGCTGGACGTGGACGCATCGGGCAAATCGCCCGCCACGATCGCCACCGGGGACATGGTGGACATGTCACCGACGCGGGCACAAAGCATCGAGTCCGACGCGTTGTCGGCCGCCACGTCGGCGCTGACGGCCGCGACGCACACGACGACGCTGGTGGGCCGCATTACAGATGCGCTGTTCAGCGGCATGACGTCGCTGCCGAACTGGATGCGGGCGATCGTCCGCAGCTCGGCCCCGGACGCCACGGCCGCGGGCGAGATCAACGCCGGCGGCGGGACGTTCGACGCGACGAGCGACAGCGTCGAGGCGATCGGGACCGCGGTCGGGCAGCTGTCGGTCTCCGGCACCGGCGCCCGGACGGTCACCGTCGTCGTGACCGACGGCGATGAACAAGAAATCGAGGCGGCAAACGTACGCTTTTCCCGGCCGGGCGAGACGCGCTCGGCGACGACGAACGATCAGGGCATCGCGATCTTCGGACTCGACGACGCGACGTGGATGCTGAGCGTCACGGCGGTCGGTTTCACGTACGTGCCGACGTCGCAGCCGATCGGCGCCAACGCGACGATTACGGTCGTGATGACGGCGCAGACGATCACGGTGGCGGCCGACCCCGAGCTGATCATCGGCACGCTGACGACGTACGACCGCCGCGGCGCCGTTCAACCGCGGGTGGCGATTACGTTCCGCCTCATCGCGACCGTGCAGACCGGCGTGCCCGAGCCCGGCCGCAGCTTTCCGACCGCACCATACGCCGAGACGAGCGACGCCAACGGCCTTCTGCAGGCTCCGGTCCTTCGCGGTGCGCGGTACGCCGCCCGCCGCGGCGACGGCAAGGAGATCGAGTTCGCAGTGCCGACTGACGGCGAATCGTTCCCGCTGAACGAAATTTTGGGCGGACTGCGGGATGGTCAAACCATCTAGTTTTCTGTCAGAAAATCGTGGGTCCTTCCCGGGGGGGTGGGGGCCGTGCGGGTTAGGTGATCTCGCGCATCGAGCGATACCCGGTTTGAAATTTTCAGTAGCGCAGTAGCGCACCCATGGCCGCCAAACGACCGCAAACCCCGGTAATCGCGGCAGATAGCATCCGCAGCCTCGCGAAGCTGGTCGGGCGCGGCGAGTCGAGCGTGCGCAAGTGGGTGCGCAACCCACAGTGGACGTTCGGCTCGGGGCCCTGGACCGCCGCGGACGTCGACCGCATCAAGCTGTGGGCGACCGACACGCTGGCCGATGATCCCTCGGACCGTGCCGGCGGCGGTGGGGGCGGCGACCTGGCCACGCAGCTGAAGGACCTGCCCGTCGCCAAACAGGTCGATGTCGGCCTGAAGGTCTCCCGCAAGAAGACGATCGACTTCAAGCTCGATCGCGACAAGGGCCTGTTTCACTCGGTCGAGGAGTGCAAGCGTCGCCGCTTGCGACAGATCCACGAGGTCAAGACGGCGATGCTGAACATGCCCGACGGCCTGCCGGTCGACGCCGAGACGAAAACCATGATCAAGGGCCGGATCCTCGAGATCCTTCGGAAGTGGTCGTCGTCGGAGCCGTCGGCGACGACCGCTCAACCCGACGCCCATGACGCAGCTGCCCCAAGTAGTACCCTATGATGCCGCGCCGCCGTCGGCCGATTCCCTTTGGGACGCCGAAGAGGCGGCGGCATGGGCGCCAGCCGAGGAGCTGAACGTCCCGGAATGGTCTGAGAAGCACCGCGAACTGACCAAACGGCAAAGCTCGCGGCCGGGTCGCTGGATGAACGCCAACCAGCCGGGCCTGGTCGGGCTGATGCTGCTGGCCACACATCGCGAGGTCCGCGAGCTGTGGATAAAAAAGTCGGCCCAATTCGGCGCATCTGAGGGTGTCCGCAACGTGATCGCCAGGTGCGCCCACCTGGACCCGAAGCCGGTGATGCTCGTGCTGCCCGACGAACAGTCAGGCCGCAAGATCGTCCGCAAGCGCGTGATCCCGCTGTTCGAGGACACCGAGGTCCTCCGCGCGCTGCTGACCGGCAACACGAAGGACAAGAAGCTCACGTCGGTCCTGCTGACCAACGGCTTCGAGCTGTCGCTCGCCTGGGCCGGCTCGCCGTCGGCCATGGCGTCCGACCCGTACGCCCTGGTCATCCTTGACGAGGTCGACAAGTACTCGGCGGCCGGCCTGCAGGTCGATCCGGTCTATGAAGCGCGCGTCCGCCTCCGCACGTACAAGGAGCAGGGCAGCTTGCTGATCGCGCTGTCGACGCCGTCGACGCCGCTGGGGCCCATCGCCGTTGGTTACGACGACTGTCAGGTCAAGCTGGCCTACTACTGCCACTGCCCGCACTGCGGCACGCCGCAGCGGGCGGCCTTCGACCGGCTGAAGTGGGAAAAGTTCGCCGACCTGCCCGACGCCAAGAGCCGCGCAGCACGCGTGAAGGCACGTGCCGCTGCGTGGGTCGAGTGCAGCAACCCGCAGTGCGCGACGATGCATCCGGCCGGCGAGGGGAAGATCCTCGAGCGACACCGTCGGGCGATGCTGATCGGTGGGTTCTGGGCAACCGAGGACCTGGGCTGGCGGATCTACACCGACGGCAGCGAGGAAGGTGAGAAGCCCGAGGGCGGCAAGGTCGGGATGCACATCCACGCCCTGATCGACCTCAGCGTGTCGCTAGCGGACATCGCCGCCGAGTACATCGAGTGCGACGGCCGGCCCGAGCAGCTGAAAGGGTTCTTTAACCTTTGGCTCGGGGAGGACTTCAAGGATCCTGTCGCGATCCTCACGACCAGCATCTTCCGCAGTAAGTGCCTGCCCGACCCCGACACGGGTTCGGTCCCGTTCCCACAGCAGATCTTGCCGCCGTGGGTCAGCCGCATCCTCGTCACGGTCGACACCCAGAAGGATCACTTCTGGTTCGTCGTACGGGCCTACGGCTACGCGATGCGTAGTCAGCGGATCCACCACGGCCGCGCGGGCAGCTTCGAGGAATTGGAAGACCTGTTCGAACGTCGCGAGTGGCGGTACCAGCACGACTGCTTCCCACCGCTGCGGGCGTA
Coding sequences:
- a CDS encoding terminase gpA endonuclease subunit translates to MTQLPQVVPYDAAPPSADSLWDAEEAAAWAPAEELNVPEWSEKHRELTKRQSSRPGRWMNANQPGLVGLMLLATHREVRELWIKKSAQFGASEGVRNVIARCAHLDPKPVMLVLPDEQSGRKIVRKRVIPLFEDTEVLRALLTGNTKDKKLTSVLLTNGFELSLAWAGSPSAMASDPYALVILDEVDKYSAAGLQVDPVYEARVRLRTYKEQGSLLIALSTPSTPLGPIAVGYDDCQVKLAYYCHCPHCGTPQRAAFDRLKWEKFADLPDAKSRAARVKARAAAWVECSNPQCATMHPAGEGKILERHRRAMLIGGFWATEDLGWRIYTDGSEEGEKPEGGKVGMHIHALIDLSVSLADIAAEYIECDGRPEQLKGFFNLWLGEDFKDPVAILTTSIFRSKCLPDPDTGSVPFPQQILPPWVSRILVTVDTQKDHFWFVVRAYGYAMRSQRIHHGRAGSFEELEDLFERREWRYQHDCFPPLRAYKLGIDSGGGVDSLNRDASRTEQVYQWCNRNPLYRLALKGASKALEPPGVRMRDRTYAPIDNRKAPFPIRLYLIDGANFRDQLSHQFTAEVQVPDAETGELLSVPQWSLNDSNDDEHYNRHLSNMLKTRVKSGKAFVDRWIPKTAGARHDLHDCETYQMAMAIGMGLCVALPTPRSIIRQQQHLQAAITTPPPRSGMGGGFRAPDGRAFLAPRR